A single genomic interval of Deinococcus apachensis DSM 19763 harbors:
- a CDS encoding GNAT family N-acetyltransferase — protein sequence MAECVAVRLLTAADASAYREVRLSALQMDPLAFITTAEEFGARPLAEIAARLDPTPEVANFGAFQHGALVGLLTVARETRPRLSHRANVFGVSVLPAARGQGCGDALLRAGIGHARAWPGVTSLHLGVMETQHTARRLYERHGFQLWGTQPDAVQNAEGGHLAEHHLALLL from the coding sequence GTGGCTGAGTGCGTCGCCGTCCGCCTCCTGACCGCCGCCGACGCGTCCGCCTACCGGGAGGTGCGCCTCTCGGCCCTGCAGATGGACCCGCTGGCCTTTATCACTACGGCGGAGGAGTTCGGGGCGCGGCCCCTCGCGGAGATTGCCGCCCGGCTGGATCCCACGCCGGAGGTGGCGAACTTCGGGGCCTTTCAGCACGGAGCCCTCGTCGGCCTCCTGACCGTCGCCCGGGAGACGCGGCCCCGGCTGAGCCACCGCGCGAACGTGTTTGGCGTCTCGGTCCTTCCCGCCGCGCGGGGCCAGGGCTGCGGGGACGCGCTGCTGCGGGCCGGGATTGGCCACGCGCGGGCGTGGCCGGGCGTGACCTCGCTGCACCTCGGCGTCATGGAGACGCAACACACGGCGCGGCGGCTGTACGAGCGGCACGGTTTCCAGCTCTGGGGAACCCAGCCCGACGCCGTGCAGAACGCGGAGGGCGGCCACCTCGCCGAACACCACCTCGCCCTGCTGCTGTGA
- a CDS encoding YqhA family protein has translation MSRSRPTSGRSAALALGRLFGFPRLIVGLGVLSAFAFSLALFIAAIVQAYHTIGGALGRLGQADTTKALLIAASEQADTLLVGVALLIISLGLQALFVGQLHNVPAWLHIRTFDDLKQKLLGVVVTALAVNFFAVALEWRAGPDILTYGAAIAAVILAVGAYSVILGRQNHFPAPGEEGPDAQPHP, from the coding sequence GTGAGCCGTTCGCGCCCCACCTCCGGTCGGTCCGCGGCCCTCGCGCTCGGGCGGCTCTTCGGGTTCCCGCGGCTGATCGTGGGATTAGGCGTCCTCAGTGCCTTCGCCTTCAGTCTGGCGCTCTTCATCGCGGCCATCGTGCAGGCGTACCACACCATCGGTGGGGCGCTCGGCCGTCTAGGTCAGGCGGACACGACCAAGGCTCTCCTGATCGCCGCCAGCGAGCAGGCCGACACGCTGCTCGTTGGCGTGGCCCTGCTGATCATCAGCCTGGGGCTCCAAGCCCTGTTCGTCGGGCAACTCCACAACGTCCCAGCCTGGTTGCACATCCGCACCTTCGACGACCTGAAGCAGAAGCTGCTCGGTGTAGTCGTCACGGCGCTGGCGGTGAACTTCTTCGCCGTGGCATTGGAGTGGCGGGCCGGGCCGGACATTCTGACGTACGGCGCTGCCATCGCCGCCGTCATTCTCGCGGTGGGGGCCTACAGCGTGATTCTGGGGCGTCAGAACCATTTTCCCGCCCCGGGAGAGGAGGGGCCGGATGCCCAGCCCCACCCTTGA
- the eno gene encoding phosphopyruvate hydratase, with product MNIEKVIAREVLDSRGNPTVEAEVFLDSGFSGRAIVPSGASTGTHEALELRDGGGRYGGKGVQKAVQNVNEALGPAVVGLDASDQGAVDAAMLDLDGTPNKGRLGGNAILAVSLATARAAANELDVPLYRYLGGSNAKTLPVPMMNVINGGAHADNSVDFQEFMVMPVGAPSFREALRYGAETFHALKKVLSGRGYNTNVGDEGGFAPDLKSNEEALEVLLEAIQKAGYEPGKDIAIALDPAVTELYKDGQYHLESEGRALSTAEMVDFWADWSSRYPIVSIEDGLAEDDWEGWQLLTSRLGDRVQLVGDDLFVTNPERLQRGIETNVGNAILVKVNQIGTLTEAMDAIELAKRSRYGTIISHRSGESEDAFIADLAVATNAGQIKTGSASRSDRIAKYNQLLRIEAQLGDRAVYPGRRALR from the coding sequence ATGAACATCGAGAAAGTCATCGCCCGTGAAGTGCTGGACTCACGTGGAAACCCGACGGTAGAGGCCGAAGTGTTCCTCGACAGCGGCTTTTCCGGCCGCGCCATCGTGCCCTCAGGCGCCAGCACCGGCACCCACGAGGCGCTGGAACTGCGCGATGGCGGCGGGCGTTACGGCGGCAAGGGCGTGCAGAAGGCCGTCCAGAACGTGAACGAGGCGCTGGGTCCGGCCGTGGTGGGCCTGGATGCCTCCGACCAGGGCGCCGTGGACGCGGCGATGCTCGACCTCGACGGGACGCCCAACAAGGGCCGCCTGGGGGGCAACGCGATCCTGGCGGTCAGCCTCGCCACCGCCCGTGCCGCCGCGAACGAGCTGGACGTTCCCCTGTACCGCTACCTGGGCGGCAGCAATGCCAAGACGCTGCCCGTTCCGATGATGAATGTCATCAACGGCGGTGCCCACGCCGACAACTCGGTGGACTTTCAAGAGTTCATGGTCATGCCCGTCGGCGCCCCCTCCTTCCGCGAGGCGCTGCGCTATGGGGCTGAAACCTTCCACGCGCTGAAAAAGGTCCTTTCGGGCCGCGGGTACAACACCAACGTGGGTGACGAGGGCGGCTTCGCCCCCGACCTCAAGAGCAACGAGGAGGCGCTGGAAGTCCTGCTCGAAGCGATTCAGAAGGCCGGATACGAGCCGGGCAAGGACATCGCCATCGCGCTTGACCCCGCCGTGACGGAGCTGTACAAGGACGGCCAGTACCACCTGGAGAGCGAGGGGCGGGCGCTCTCGACGGCGGAGATGGTCGACTTCTGGGCCGACTGGAGCAGCCGTTACCCCATCGTCTCCATCGAGGACGGGCTGGCGGAGGACGACTGGGAGGGCTGGCAGCTTCTGACGAGCCGCCTGGGGGACCGGGTGCAGCTCGTGGGGGACGACCTGTTTGTGACCAACCCCGAGCGGTTGCAGCGCGGCATCGAGACGAATGTCGGGAACGCAATCCTGGTGAAGGTCAACCAGATCGGCACGCTGACCGAGGCGATGGACGCCATCGAACTCGCCAAGCGGAGCCGCTACGGCACGATCATCAGCCACCGGTCTGGGGAGTCGGAGGACGCCTTCATCGCCGACCTGGCCGTCGCCACGAACGCCGGGCAGATCAAGACGGGCAGCGCCAGCCGCTCGGACCGCATCGCCAAGTACAACCAACTGCTGCGGATTGAGGCTCAATTGGGTGACCGGGCCGTCTATCCGGGACGCCGGGCGCTGCGGTAA
- a CDS encoding MOSC domain-containing protein encodes MKTIHELRATFPRPGRLEWIGLREMRRGPVRSVTEAQAHPLVGLIGDHGKQAPGRLRALTGEPGEAVTPTSTRPIPGGPGRRQVTLLQAEHLPVIAALAGLQEATPEMLRRNLLVSGIPLLALKDARLRVGEVVLEATGECHPCSRMEETLGEGGYNAVRGHGGLTARVISGGLIRVGDPVTVLEPVPAGRD; translated from the coding sequence GTGAAGACCATCCACGAACTCCGCGCCACCTTTCCCCGCCCGGGCCGCCTGGAGTGGATCGGCCTGCGCGAGATGCGGCGTGGCCCCGTGCGGAGCGTGACGGAGGCGCAGGCGCATCCCCTCGTCGGCCTGATCGGGGATCACGGGAAACAGGCTCCCGGCAGATTGCGCGCCCTAACCGGAGAACCGGGGGAGGCGGTGACTCCGACAAGCACCCGGCCCATCCCCGGCGGTCCCGGGCGGCGCCAGGTCACGCTCCTCCAAGCCGAACACCTGCCCGTCATCGCGGCGCTGGCCGGGCTGCAGGAAGCCACACCGGAGATGCTGCGCCGTAATCTCCTCGTGAGTGGAATTCCGCTGCTGGCCCTCAAGGACGCCCGGCTCCGTGTGGGCGAGGTCGTGCTGGAGGCGACGGGGGAGTGTCATCCCTGCTCCCGGATGGAGGAGACGCTGGGCGAGGGCGGCTACAACGCGGTGCGTGGACATGGCGGCCTGACGGCGCGGGTGATCTCGGGCGGCCTGATCCGGGTGGGCGACCCGGTGACGGTGTTGGAACCCGTTCCGGCGGGGAGGGACTGA
- the tyrS gene encoding tyrosine--tRNA ligase yields MNEIRRNLPIEEQLAILKRGVVDLVTEDDLRRKLERGAPLRVKLGADPTRPDLHLGHAVILRKMRQFQDLGHKVIMLIGDFTAMIGDPSGKSKTRPPLTLEETRANAQSYLEQCRLILRDDPEVLELRFNGEWLEPMGYADVIRLASRYTVARILERDDFTKRLNAGTPVSVHELLYPLTQGYDSVALEADVELGGTDQLFNNLVGRALQRDYGQEPQVVMTLPLLVGLDGAEKMSKSLDNYIGLTDEPHLMFAALMKVPDPLLENYFTLLTDLPQERIAELLAGHPVAAHRELARQVVSWLHPEADLDAAEERFRSVAKGGIPENIPSVSVPKAELGEGGNVSMARLVVLAGLEPSNGAARKLIGNRGLRLNGETYTEPQGSLGLDDLSREGGAVIQKGKDKFARLVLGS; encoded by the coding sequence ATGAACGAAATCCGCCGGAACCTTCCTATCGAAGAACAACTCGCCATCCTGAAGCGCGGCGTCGTGGACCTCGTGACCGAGGATGACCTGCGGCGCAAGCTGGAACGTGGTGCGCCCCTGCGCGTCAAGCTCGGTGCCGACCCCACCCGTCCGGACCTGCACCTGGGCCACGCGGTCATCCTCCGCAAGATGCGCCAGTTTCAGGACCTGGGGCACAAGGTCATCATGCTGATCGGTGACTTCACCGCCATGATCGGTGACCCCAGCGGCAAGTCGAAGACCCGCCCGCCCCTCACGCTGGAGGAGACGCGCGCCAACGCCCAGAGCTACCTGGAGCAGTGCAGGCTGATCCTGCGCGACGACCCCGAGGTGCTGGAGCTGCGCTTCAACGGCGAGTGGCTGGAGCCGATGGGTTACGCGGACGTGATTCGTCTCGCCAGCCGCTACACGGTCGCCCGCATTCTGGAGCGCGACGACTTCACCAAGCGGCTGAACGCCGGAACGCCCGTCAGTGTCCATGAGCTGCTGTACCCCCTCACCCAGGGTTACGACTCCGTGGCGCTGGAGGCGGACGTGGAGCTGGGCGGCACGGATCAGCTCTTCAACAACCTCGTGGGCCGCGCCTTGCAACGCGACTACGGGCAGGAGCCGCAGGTCGTGATGACCCTGCCCCTCCTCGTCGGGCTGGACGGCGCCGAGAAGATGTCCAAGAGCCTGGACAACTACATCGGCCTGACCGACGAGCCGCACCTGATGTTCGCCGCGCTGATGAAGGTGCCCGACCCGCTGCTGGAGAACTACTTCACCCTGCTGACCGATCTTCCGCAGGAGAGGATCGCGGAGCTGCTGGCTGGGCATCCGGTCGCCGCGCACCGCGAACTGGCCCGCCAGGTGGTCTCCTGGCTCCATCCCGAGGCCGATTTGGACGCTGCGGAGGAACGTTTCCGGTCGGTGGCGAAGGGAGGCATCCCCGAGAACATCCCCAGCGTGAGCGTCCCCAAAGCAGAACTGGGCGAGGGCGGAAACGTCAGCATGGCCCGGCTGGTGGTCCTCGCGGGGCTGGAACCCAGCAACGGCGCGGCCCGCAAGCTGATTGGGAACCGGGGCCTGAGGCTGAATGGCGAGACGTACACCGAGCCGCAGGGAAGCCTGGGCTTGGATGACCTCTCCCGAGAGGGCGGCGCAGTCATCCAGAAGGGCAAGGACAAGTTCGCGCGGCTAGTCCTGGGCTCCTGA
- the pyk gene encoding pyruvate kinase: MKHFDRATKIVATVGPASRSPEVLGRMIDAGLNVVRMNFSHGDPEDHRQTVQMVRELAARKGVTIGILQDLQGPKIRVGRFREGSATLEPGQKFTITMEEVEGDETRVSSTYKGLALDVHPGMTLLLDDGNLNLKVDQVRGQDVQTTVVIGGVLKNNKGINVPQADLAVPALSDKDVQDMEFGAQLGVDWVALSFVRSRDDLLLARHYLARFGSRAKLMAKIEKPQAVERFEDILREVDGIMVARGDLGVEMRPEQVPTIQKRLIRLCREVGKPVITATQMLESMINLPRPTRAEASDVANAIYDGTDAVMLSAESAAGHYPVEAVAMMDRIAREAEGSEHYKMLQRQVVIETELAQDSIAAAACSIGEKLDTPVIVTFTSTGGAATRIAKNRPPLAILALTPNEQTRNQLALSWGVVPMLSEDPHDTDDMVRIANDELKKSGLADVGDRYVITAGVPFGVRGTTNMLRVERLREEDLSDRV; the protein is encoded by the coding sequence ATGAAGCATTTTGACCGAGCAACGAAAATTGTCGCCACCGTCGGCCCGGCCAGCCGCAGCCCCGAGGTGCTGGGCCGGATGATCGACGCGGGCCTGAACGTGGTCCGTATGAACTTCAGCCACGGCGATCCCGAGGACCACCGCCAGACCGTGCAGATGGTGCGGGAACTCGCCGCGCGCAAGGGCGTGACCATTGGCATCCTGCAAGACCTCCAAGGGCCGAAGATCCGGGTGGGGCGCTTCCGCGAGGGTTCGGCCACCCTGGAACCCGGCCAGAAGTTCACGATCACCATGGAGGAGGTCGAGGGCGACGAGACGCGGGTGAGCAGCACGTACAAGGGCCTGGCGCTCGACGTGCATCCCGGCATGACCCTGCTCCTCGACGACGGCAACCTGAACCTGAAGGTGGACCAGGTGCGCGGCCAGGACGTGCAGACCACCGTCGTGATCGGCGGCGTGCTAAAGAACAACAAGGGCATCAACGTGCCGCAGGCCGACCTCGCCGTGCCCGCGCTCTCGGACAAGGACGTGCAGGACATGGAGTTCGGGGCGCAGCTCGGGGTGGACTGGGTGGCACTCTCGTTCGTGCGCTCGCGCGACGACCTGCTGCTCGCCCGGCACTACCTCGCCCGCTTCGGCTCGCGGGCCAAGCTGATGGCGAAGATCGAGAAGCCCCAGGCGGTCGAACGCTTCGAGGACATCCTGCGGGAAGTGGACGGCATTATGGTCGCTCGTGGTGACCTGGGCGTCGAGATGCGCCCCGAGCAGGTGCCCACCATCCAGAAGCGCCTGATCCGCCTGTGCCGGGAGGTGGGCAAACCCGTCATCACCGCGACCCAGATGCTGGAGAGCATGATCAACCTGCCGCGTCCCACCCGCGCGGAGGCTTCTGATGTGGCGAACGCGATCTATGACGGTACGGACGCGGTGATGCTCTCGGCCGAGTCGGCGGCGGGCCACTACCCCGTCGAGGCCGTCGCCATGATGGACCGCATCGCCCGTGAGGCCGAGGGGAGCGAGCACTACAAGATGCTCCAGCGCCAGGTCGTGATCGAGACGGAGCTTGCCCAGGACTCCATCGCCGCCGCCGCCTGCTCCATCGGTGAAAAGCTGGATACGCCCGTCATCGTGACCTTCACGAGTACGGGCGGCGCGGCGACCCGCATCGCCAAGAACCGGCCCCCGCTGGCGATCCTGGCCCTGACCCCCAACGAGCAGACCCGCAACCAGCTCGCGCTCTCCTGGGGCGTGGTGCCCATGCTCAGCGAGGACCCGCACGACACCGACGACATGGTCCGCATCGCCAACGACGAGCTGAAAAAGAGCGGACTCGCGGATGTGGGCGACCGATACGTCATCACGGCGGGCGTGCCCTTTGGTGTGAGGGGAACCACGAACATGCTCCGCGTCGAGCGTCTGCGTGAGGAGGACCTGAGCGACCGGGTTTAA
- a CDS encoding tRNA (adenine(22)-N(1))-methyltransferase TrmK, producing MPSPTLDARLEAALHLIRSETHADIGSDHAHLPIRLVREGRVGRCLVVELNPGPLALARRKVAQARLEERIEVRAGNGFAPLRPGEVDSASMTGLGAGTMVGILDRAGEQRPPTLVLQPNDSPRPLRVWAREHNYHLTAERLIHGYWPYPVLRLDHAEGLDPAYAGLPLNAALRYGPHLLREKSSLLREQVGADIARLTPLAAPGRTAQVELEAAHDALKVLEGQ from the coding sequence ATGCCCAGCCCCACCCTTGACGCCCGCCTGGAGGCCGCCCTGCACCTGATTCGCTCGGAGACCCACGCGGACATCGGCTCAGATCACGCCCACCTCCCCATCCGGCTGGTCCGGGAAGGCCGCGTGGGACGGTGCCTGGTGGTGGAACTGAACCCCGGCCCGCTGGCCCTGGCGCGGCGCAAGGTAGCCCAGGCACGCCTGGAAGAGCGCATCGAGGTCCGCGCCGGAAACGGCTTCGCGCCCCTGCGGCCCGGCGAGGTGGACAGCGCCAGCATGACGGGCCTGGGCGCGGGAACGATGGTGGGCATTCTGGACCGGGCGGGGGAGCAGCGGCCCCCCACGCTGGTCCTGCAACCCAACGACTCCCCCCGGCCCCTGCGGGTATGGGCACGTGAGCATAACTACCACCTGACCGCCGAGCGCCTCATCCACGGGTACTGGCCCTACCCTGTGCTGCGGCTGGACCACGCCGAGGGGCTCGACCCGGCCTACGCGGGCCTGCCCCTGAACGCCGCGCTACGTTACGGTCCTCACCTGCTGCGGGAAAAGTCCAGCTTGCTCCGCGAGCAGGTGGGGGCTGACATCGCCCGCCTGACTCCCCTCGCCGCGCCGGGCCGCACGGCGCAGGTGGAGCTGGAGGCCGCCCATGACGCCCTCAAAGTGCTGGAAGGGCAATAA